Proteins encoded by one window of Sinorhizobium arboris LMG 14919:
- a CDS encoding CsbD family protein encodes MDWNRVEGNWKQVKGKVKEQWGKLTDDDLDQISGNREQLEGKIQERYGIEKDRVRRDIDDWYGRQTWDW; translated from the coding sequence ATGGACTGGAATCGTGTGGAAGGCAACTGGAAGCAGGTCAAAGGAAAGGTCAAGGAGCAATGGGGCAAGCTCACCGACGATGACCTCGATCAGATCTCCGGAAACCGCGAGCAGCTCGAGGGAAAGATTCAGGAGCGTTACGGAATCGAAAAGGATCGGGTAAGACGCGATATAGACGACTGGTACGGTCGCCAGACGTGGGACTGGTAA
- the rfbB gene encoding dTDP-glucose 4,6-dehydratase has protein sequence MRVLVTGGAGFIGSAVCRHLIQRGAERVVNVDKLTYAGSLASLQAVEGNPRYAFYRADIRDEQVLLQIMRRERVDAIMHLAAESHVDRSIEAPDLFMETNVLGTVRLLNAALAYWSGLNPEQHERFRFHHVSTDEVFGDLPFNRGTFSEETRYAPSSPYAASKAAADHFARAWHHTYGLPVVVSNCSNNYGPFHFPEKLIPLTIINAIEEKPLPLYGSGANVRDWLHVDDHASALELVMSQGRPGESYNIGARAERNNLSVMESICDLLDIRLPRQGGDSYRDLITLVPDRPGHDRRYAIDPSKVERELGWRPKRSFEAGLSETVDWFLANRWWWEPIRRERYSGNRMGEQRRSVA, from the coding sequence ATGCGAGTTTTGGTAACGGGTGGCGCGGGTTTCATCGGCTCGGCGGTTTGCCGGCACCTGATCCAAAGGGGGGCCGAGCGCGTGGTCAATGTCGACAAGCTGACCTATGCCGGCAGTCTTGCGTCGTTGCAGGCGGTGGAAGGCAATCCGCGTTATGCATTCTACCGGGCCGATATCCGCGACGAACAGGTTCTGCTGCAGATCATGCGGCGGGAGCGTGTCGACGCGATCATGCATCTTGCTGCCGAGAGCCATGTCGACCGCTCGATCGAGGCTCCCGACCTCTTTATGGAAACCAACGTCCTCGGCACGGTCAGACTGCTTAATGCAGCACTGGCCTACTGGTCCGGGCTTAATCCCGAACAGCACGAACGCTTCCGATTTCACCATGTTTCGACCGACGAGGTTTTCGGCGATCTTCCGTTCAACCGCGGGACCTTTTCCGAGGAGACGCGCTACGCACCCTCGTCCCCCTATGCGGCTTCCAAAGCGGCGGCGGATCATTTCGCACGCGCGTGGCACCACACCTACGGTCTGCCGGTGGTGGTTTCGAATTGCTCAAATAATTACGGCCCCTTCCATTTCCCCGAGAAGCTTATCCCGCTGACGATCATCAACGCGATCGAGGAGAAGCCGTTGCCGCTTTATGGTTCGGGCGCGAATGTCCGCGACTGGCTCCATGTCGACGATCACGCAAGCGCGTTGGAGCTGGTCATGAGTCAGGGCCGGCCGGGGGAAAGCTACAATATCGGCGCCCGTGCCGAGCGCAACAATCTGTCGGTCATGGAGAGCATCTGCGATCTGCTCGACATCCGATTGCCGCGACAGGGCGGTGACAGCTATCGGGATCTCATTACTCTGGTCCCTGACCGGCCCGGTCACGACCGGCGCTATGCGATCGACCCTTCGAAAGTCGAGCGTGAGCTTGGCTGGAGGCCGAAGCGGAGCTTCGAGGCGGGCTTGAGCGAGACGGTCGACTGGTTCCTCGCAAACAGGTGGTGGTGGGAGCCGATCCGGCGCGAGCGCTATTCCGGCAACCGCATGGGCGAGCAGCGGCGGAGCGTCGCGTGA
- a CDS encoding DUF2934 domain-containing protein, producing MTTDDERDKRIRARAYELWENDGRRDGDHERHWHEAAREIDAEGHSGLASDLQPGGVQPGSGPGRGAGSIGSEGAGRANTPARGAGSRRSTAKKR from the coding sequence ATGACCACCGACGATGAACGGGACAAGCGCATCCGCGCACGCGCTTACGAACTGTGGGAGAACGACGGAAGACGTGACGGGGACCATGAGCGGCACTGGCACGAAGCCGCTCGGGAAATCGATGCTGAGGGCCATTCCGGCCTGGCATCGGACCTGCAGCCGGGCGGAGTGCAGCCCGGGAGCGGGCCGGGCAGGGGCGCCGGGAGCATCGGAAGCGAGGGAGCGGGCAGGGCCAACACCCCGGCGCGTGGCGCAGGCTCGCGGCGGAGCACCGCGAAGAAACGATAA
- a CDS encoding DUF2267 domain-containing protein, which produces MSTTGLDVFDKTLQLTNTWLDEIMAELGPDRQVAWHALNAVLRTLRDRLPIDTSVHLASQLPLLLRGSYYEQWQPARQTNEARSLDEFLQQVGAKLQNIRPVNARDATQVVFHVLSRHVDRGQLEKVRASLTDDVRQLWPESALNEAPSRGPGGGISARGAA; this is translated from the coding sequence ATGAGCACGACCGGACTCGACGTCTTCGACAAGACGCTGCAACTCACCAATACCTGGCTGGACGAGATCATGGCCGAACTCGGTCCCGATCGGCAGGTCGCATGGCATGCGCTGAACGCCGTGTTGCGCACTCTGCGAGATCGCCTGCCGATTGACACCTCTGTCCATCTTGCATCGCAGCTCCCCCTTCTGCTGCGTGGCAGCTATTACGAGCAATGGCAGCCCGCGCGTCAGACGAATGAGGCTCGCTCGCTGGATGAATTCCTTCAGCAGGTAGGTGCCAAGCTCCAAAACATCCGCCCGGTCAACGCGCGCGACGCGACTCAGGTCGTCTTCCACGTCCTTTCGCGACACGTCGATCGGGGGCAATTGGAAAAGGTGCGGGCCTCGCTGACGGACGACGTCCGCCAACTCTGGCCCGAGAGCGCTTTGAACGAAGCTCCGAGCCGAGGCCCTGGCGGAGGAATCTCGGCGCGCGGCGCGGCGTAA
- a CDS encoding LysE family translocator: MPTIEVLLAFAVTTALFAFIPGPAMLYAAARTMAGGRRAGLMAVFGINIGAYVHVIAAAAGLSALFNAVPVAYTIVKLVGALYLIWLGISLFRTNEAGTEASIPALPQSARKAFVESVAVEVLNPKTAIFFLAFLPQFVDANASLPLWVQLAILGAIVNTIFTFADIVCVLLAGLIMERVKQSSRTQRLVQRLGGTILVGLGMHVALQRT; the protein is encoded by the coding sequence ATGCCGACGATTGAAGTCCTGCTCGCATTTGCAGTCACCACAGCGCTGTTCGCCTTCATACCAGGGCCAGCGATGCTTTACGCTGCAGCACGCACGATGGCAGGCGGTCGACGCGCAGGTTTGATGGCAGTTTTTGGCATAAATATCGGGGCATATGTGCATGTCATTGCCGCCGCCGCAGGATTGTCCGCGCTCTTTAACGCAGTCCCGGTGGCTTACACGATAGTGAAGCTCGTCGGCGCACTCTATCTCATCTGGCTTGGTATCTCATTGTTCCGGACTAACGAAGCTGGCACGGAAGCGTCGATTCCCGCCTTGCCGCAGTCGGCACGCAAGGCATTCGTTGAGAGCGTGGCTGTTGAGGTGTTGAATCCGAAGACCGCCATCTTCTTTCTAGCATTCCTTCCGCAGTTCGTTGATGCCAATGCGAGCCTGCCTCTGTGGGTACAGCTCGCTATTTTGGGCGCAATCGTGAACACCATATTCACCTTCGCCGATATTGTTTGCGTGTTGCTCGCAGGGCTGATCATGGAGAGGGTTAAGCAGTCGAGCCGAACACAAAGGTTGGTTCAGCGACTGGGTGGCACCATCCTTGTTGGGCTGGGCATGCATGTGGCGTTGCAGCGAACCTGA
- a CDS encoding SIR2 family NAD-dependent protein deacylase, translated as MKKHVKEIVSALKRRHAVLFVGAGVSMSVGLPSWKTLVDHILNELHLDESVMRDPDISYQTIAECYRLEHGDIASLCEWMRHNWRVSPERIGRSELHRLIVELDFPVIYTTNYDSNLEIAYQVYGQRYAKISHVRDIASAPAGVTRIIKYHGDFDDDDTLILTETDYFNRLSFDSPLDVRFRSDALEATVLFIGYSMSDLNIRLLLHRIWSTWQRSGHEKDRPPSYVFMYRPNPVQKAVLRNWGVTVLAGEGADPQQALLTFIRDLRAELGS; from the coding sequence ATGAAGAAGCACGTCAAGGAGATCGTTTCCGCGCTGAAGCGCCGGCACGCCGTGCTGTTTGTCGGGGCAGGCGTTTCGATGAGCGTCGGATTGCCTTCCTGGAAAACGCTGGTCGATCACATCCTGAATGAACTGCATCTCGACGAATCGGTGATGCGTGATCCCGACATCTCTTACCAGACGATCGCCGAATGCTATCGCCTTGAACATGGAGATATCGCCTCTCTGTGCGAATGGATGCGGCACAACTGGCGCGTCTCACCCGAGCGCATCGGACGGTCGGAGTTGCACCGCTTGATCGTCGAGCTCGACTTTCCGGTAATCTATACGACCAACTACGACAGCAATCTGGAAATCGCCTACCAGGTCTACGGCCAACGCTACGCGAAGATCAGCCATGTCCGTGACATCGCCTCCGCGCCCGCGGGGGTCACCCGGATCATCAAGTATCACGGCGACTTCGACGATGACGACACGCTCATCCTGACCGAAACCGATTATTTCAACCGCCTTTCCTTCGACTCTCCGCTGGACGTCCGCTTTCGCAGCGACGCACTCGAGGCGACCGTGCTGTTTATCGGCTACAGCATGTCGGACCTGAACATCCGTCTGCTTCTCCACCGCATCTGGAGCACCTGGCAGAGGTCCGGACACGAAAAGGACCGGCCGCCTTCCTACGTCTTCATGTACCGGCCGAATCCCGTGCAGAAGGCGGTGCTCAGAAACTGGGGCGTGACCGTTCTTGCCGGCGAAGGCGCCGATCCGCAGCAAGCGCTTCTTACCTTCATCCGAGATCTTCGCGCCGAACTCGGTAGCTAA
- the rfbD gene encoding dTDP-4-dehydrorhamnose reductase, with protein MRIVVTGCGGQLALSLVERARELPDVEVVTTGRPHLDLAERATILPAIERCRPDLVVSAAAYTAVDQAEGEPETAFAVNASGAGAVAEATARLGVPIIHISTDYVFDGTKQGSYAEADTPAPLSVYGASKLAGERAVAAANPRHLILRTGWLYSPFGKNFVKTILRLAEEREEIAVVADQWGNPSSAIDLADGILDISAQLKRPDMDAAFGLYHLAGTGLTCRADFARHALSVSRAEGGPFAQVRDITTGAFPAPARRPANSSLSSAKLAQAFGRAMPVWEHSVECAVKRLVRSTFNQTL; from the coding sequence GTGAGAATTGTCGTCACGGGCTGCGGGGGCCAGTTGGCCCTCAGTCTCGTCGAACGGGCCCGTGAGCTGCCGGACGTGGAAGTCGTCACAACCGGGCGGCCTCATCTCGATCTGGCAGAGCGGGCAACGATCCTGCCGGCCATCGAGCGATGCCGGCCGGACCTCGTCGTATCGGCGGCAGCCTATACGGCCGTGGACCAGGCAGAAGGCGAGCCGGAGACGGCTTTCGCAGTCAATGCATCTGGGGCTGGCGCGGTCGCTGAGGCGACCGCGCGCCTCGGAGTGCCGATCATCCATATTTCGACCGATTATGTCTTCGACGGGACCAAACAGGGGAGCTATGCAGAGGCCGATACACCGGCTCCGCTTAGCGTCTACGGCGCCTCCAAGCTCGCCGGAGAAAGGGCCGTTGCCGCGGCGAATCCCCGCCACCTCATACTGCGCACCGGCTGGCTCTACAGTCCCTTCGGGAAGAACTTCGTCAAGACCATCCTGAGGCTCGCCGAGGAGCGTGAGGAAATCGCGGTCGTTGCGGACCAGTGGGGAAATCCGTCGTCGGCGATCGACCTTGCCGATGGGATCCTCGATATTTCCGCGCAGCTGAAGCGACCCGATATGGACGCCGCTTTTGGTCTCTACCACCTGGCCGGTACGGGCCTTACGTGCCGGGCCGATTTCGCGCGGCATGCTCTTTCGGTGAGCCGTGCAGAGGGCGGACCCTTTGCGCAAGTGCGCGACATCACGACGGGGGCATTTCCCGCGCCCGCGCGCCGTCCGGCCAACTCCTCGCTGTCCAGCGCCAAACTGGCCCAGGCCTTCGGCCGGGCGATGCCCGTCTGGGAGCATTCGGTGGAGTGCGCCGTGAAGCGGCTTGTCCGGAGCACTTTCAATCAAACGCTCTAG